A part of Desulfomicrobium baculatum DSM 4028 genomic DNA contains:
- the lon gene encoding endopeptidase La, translated as MTDAIVFEKSTYGSMILPVMSLREVVMFPKSIVPLFVGRDSSIKAIEMALDKYEKRIFLVAQKDPGQERPDVDGLYAVGTVSKVLQMLRLPDGTIKVLFEGLYRASWDHERGLMIEDDIQMVRTTALPDIEGSLMEGEALVRATHEAVEEYSQVNRKLAKETILAITSVSQPGRLADSIAPHLKATYDRKQGVLELRNPVRRLERVYELIQEEVEVFSLEKKIKGRVKKQMEENQKDYYLGEQLKAIHKEMGRDFDPKADMEELEVQLKDKDMPAEARAKAMAEMKKLRQTPPSSAEYAVLRNYVDWILALPWNVVRDVDIDIKQAQKILDDDHYGLEKPKERILEYLAVQALVKKLRGPILCLVGPPGVGKTSLAKSIARATGREFVRLSLGGVRDEAEIRGHRRTYVGALPGKIIQSLKRVSTNNPVFCLDEVDKMSMDFRGDPSAALLEVLDPEQNSAFNDHYLDMDYDLSQVFFITTANSLQTIPLPLQDRMEIITIPGYLETEKERIASDFLLPKQLEQHGLKPENLSMSKGAILEIIRRYTRESGVRNMERELASVCRKVARALVEEGDMDKTVAVTKSMLGTYLGVPKVRHGQREEEAQVGVATGLAWTQVGGELLFVEVALMPGTGKIEITGKLGDVMQESAKAAISYIRSRSEFFGLRKDFYKEIDTHIHVPEGATPKDGPSAGITLATCLASALLDIPVRNDVAMTGEITLRGRVLPIGGVRDKLLAAHRGLITKVLMPKENERDLKEVPKVILKDLEIVFVENMDQVLCEALKDVTMETLFCPTADIIPVSKALHKGHEFTSTQ; from the coding sequence ATGACCGATGCCATTGTTTTCGAGAAATCCACCTACGGGAGCATGATCCTTCCGGTCATGTCCCTGCGCGAAGTGGTCATGTTCCCCAAGTCCATCGTGCCTCTTTTCGTGGGCCGGGACTCTTCCATCAAGGCCATCGAGATGGCCTTGGACAAATACGAGAAGCGGATTTTTCTGGTCGCCCAGAAGGACCCCGGCCAGGAGCGTCCCGATGTGGACGGCCTCTACGCCGTGGGCACGGTCAGCAAGGTGTTGCAGATGCTGCGCCTGCCCGACGGGACCATCAAGGTGCTCTTCGAGGGCCTGTACCGCGCGTCCTGGGACCATGAGCGCGGGCTCATGATCGAGGACGATATCCAGATGGTGCGGACCACCGCGCTGCCTGACATCGAGGGTAGTCTCATGGAAGGGGAAGCCCTGGTCCGTGCCACCCACGAGGCGGTGGAGGAGTACTCTCAGGTCAACCGCAAGCTGGCCAAGGAGACTATCCTGGCCATTACCAGCGTGTCCCAGCCCGGCCGTCTGGCCGACAGCATCGCCCCTCATCTCAAAGCCACCTACGATCGCAAGCAGGGTGTTCTCGAACTGCGCAATCCCGTCCGTCGTCTGGAGCGGGTCTATGAACTCATCCAGGAAGAGGTCGAGGTCTTTTCGCTGGAAAAGAAGATCAAGGGCCGGGTCAAGAAGCAGATGGAGGAGAACCAGAAGGATTACTACCTCGGCGAGCAACTCAAAGCCATCCACAAGGAAATGGGGCGCGACTTCGATCCCAAGGCCGACATGGAGGAGCTCGAAGTCCAGCTCAAAGACAAGGACATGCCCGCAGAGGCCCGCGCCAAGGCTATGGCCGAGATGAAGAAGCTGCGTCAGACTCCGCCGTCCTCGGCCGAGTATGCGGTGCTGCGCAACTACGTGGACTGGATCCTGGCTCTGCCCTGGAACGTGGTCCGCGACGTGGACATCGACATCAAGCAGGCGCAGAAGATTCTGGATGACGACCACTACGGGCTGGAAAAGCCCAAGGAGCGCATTCTCGAATACCTGGCCGTGCAGGCGCTGGTCAAAAAATTGCGCGGCCCCATCCTGTGTCTGGTCGGCCCTCCCGGCGTGGGCAAGACATCCTTGGCCAAATCCATCGCCCGGGCCACGGGGCGCGAGTTCGTGCGCCTGTCGCTGGGCGGCGTGCGCGACGAAGCCGAGATTCGCGGCCATCGACGTACCTATGTCGGAGCCCTGCCGGGCAAGATCATCCAGTCCCTGAAGCGCGTCTCGACCAACAATCCGGTCTTCTGCCTGGACGAGGTCGACAAGATGAGCATGGATTTTCGCGGCGACCCTTCGGCCGCGCTGCTTGAAGTGCTCGACCCGGAACAGAACAGCGCCTTCAACGACCATTACCTGGACATGGACTACGACCTGTCCCAGGTCTTTTTCATCACCACTGCCAATTCCTTGCAGACCATTCCGCTGCCTCTGCAGGACCGCATGGAGATCATCACCATCCCCGGCTACCTGGAGACGGAGAAGGAACGCATCGCTTCGGATTTTCTGCTGCCCAAGCAGCTTGAGCAGCATGGTCTCAAACCCGAGAACCTGAGCATGTCCAAGGGCGCGATCCTTGAGATCATCCGCCGCTACACCCGCGAATCCGGGGTGCGCAACATGGAGCGCGAGCTGGCCTCGGTCTGCCGCAAGGTGGCCAGGGCCCTGGTGGAAGAGGGCGACATGGACAAGACCGTGGCCGTGACCAAGTCCATGCTCGGCACCTACCTTGGAGTTCCCAAGGTTCGCCACGGCCAGCGCGAGGAAGAGGCCCAGGTCGGCGTGGCCACGGGCCTGGCCTGGACCCAGGTCGGCGGAGAGCTGCTGTTTGTGGAAGTGGCGCTCATGCCCGGCACGGGCAAGATCGAGATCACCGGCAAACTTGGCGACGTCATGCAGGAATCGGCCAAGGCGGCCATCAGCTACATCCGTTCCCGGTCGGAATTTTTCGGGCTGCGCAAGGATTTCTACAAGGAGATCGACACCCACATCCACGTGCCCGAAGGGGCCACGCCCAAGGACGGGCCTTCGGCCGGGATCACGCTGGCCACCTGCCTGGCCTCGGCCCTGCTCGACATCCCCGTGCGCAACGACGTGGCCATGACCGGGGAGATCACCCTGCGCGGCCGGGTTCTGCCCATCGGCGGGGTGCGCGACAAGCTCCTGGCCGCCCACCGGGGGCTCATCACAAAAGTGCTGATGCCCAAGGAGAACGAGCGGGATCTGAAGGAAGTGCCGAAAGTCATCCTGAAGGATCTGGAGATCGTCTTTGTCGAGAACATGGACCAGGTGCTCTGCGAGGCCTTAAAAGACGTCACCATGGAGACGCTTTTCTGCCCGACCGCCGATATCATCCCGGTCTCCAAGGCCCTGCACAAGGGGCATGAGTTTACAAGCACGCAGTAA
- a CDS encoding class I SAM-dependent methyltransferase gives MTRPKTRPKPVPGSTDHAPGRRPVLPWPLPALIAWSVCWALFLSLSALQIPVLWSLILATSLGFAAGLRAASAWRKLFISAGFPLSLAASNLGAGLSPWAWLIPLGLLLLLYPMSAWRDAPLFPTPHGILDGLDTIAPLKCTDRILDAGCGLGAGLAELHRVYPVAQLDGLEKSWPLRFLCAWRCPFARVRHADIWKEDWSGYSMVYMFQRPESMGPAAAKARQELSQGSWLVSLEFEAPTLKPVVVLRNRADKPVWVYRMG, from the coding sequence ATGACCAGACCCAAAACTCGGCCAAAGCCCGTGCCGGGTAGTACAGATCACGCCCCAGGCCGCCGCCCGGTCCTGCCGTGGCCGCTACCCGCCCTTATCGCCTGGAGCGTGTGCTGGGCGCTTTTCCTGAGCCTGAGTGCCCTGCAAATTCCTGTTTTGTGGAGTCTGATCCTGGCCACAAGCCTTGGTTTCGCGGCCGGCCTGCGCGCCGCCTCTGCCTGGCGCAAACTTTTCATCAGCGCCGGCTTTCCCCTGTCTTTGGCCGCCTCAAACCTCGGAGCCGGGCTTTCGCCCTGGGCCTGGCTCATCCCGCTTGGACTTTTGCTGCTCCTCTACCCCATGAGCGCCTGGCGGGACGCCCCGCTCTTCCCCACTCCCCATGGCATTCTGGACGGATTGGACACGATCGCGCCGCTCAAATGCACGGATCGCATTCTGGACGCCGGTTGCGGACTCGGTGCGGGGCTTGCGGAGTTGCACCGGGTCTATCCTGTGGCGCAGCTTGACGGGCTCGAGAAAAGCTGGCCCCTGCGCTTTTTGTGCGCCTGGCGCTGCCCTTTCGCCCGAGTACGCCACGCGGATATCTGGAAAGAGGATTGGTCGGGCTACTCCATGGTCTACATGTTTCAGCGACCCGAGAGCATGGGACCGGCAGCAGCGAAAGCAAGGCAGGAGCTTTCCCAAGGAAGCTGGCTGGTCAGCCTTGAATTCGAAGCCCCGACGCTGAAACCTGTCGTCGTGCTCCGAAACCGGGCGGACAAGCCCGTCTGGGTCTACCGCATGGGGTGA
- a CDS encoding YqaA family protein, with protein MKHDSSTSAPTDLAQARATRNPLRKLYYWVLHWAATPYALPALVVLSFAESSFFPVPPDVLLIALCFSTPARWFKLAAWCTAASVVGGLLGYFIGWGLWETVGQPIVRMYHGEAVVEMVRVWYENYGFFGVLVAAVTPIPYKVFTIASGMMSFDLAQFVLASVLGRAMRFFLVAGLIRLYGARIKPFMERHFELAASALVVLAILGFMAIKYLK; from the coding sequence ATGAAACACGATTCCTCCACCTCCGCTCCAACCGATCTGGCCCAGGCCCGCGCCACGCGCAACCCTTTGCGAAAGCTCTATTACTGGGTCCTGCATTGGGCTGCCACGCCCTATGCCCTGCCCGCCCTGGTGGTTTTGTCCTTTGCCGAGAGCTCTTTTTTTCCGGTGCCGCCCGACGTGCTGCTCATCGCCTTGTGCTTTTCGACGCCCGCGCGTTGGTTCAAGCTGGCCGCCTGGTGCACCGCGGCCTCGGTTGTGGGCGGACTGCTTGGCTATTTCATTGGTTGGGGTCTGTGGGAGACGGTGGGGCAGCCCATCGTACGGATGTATCATGGCGAGGCCGTGGTGGAGATGGTCCGCGTCTGGTACGAAAATTACGGATTTTTCGGCGTGCTGGTCGCGGCGGTGACGCCCATTCCCTACAAGGTCTTCACCATCGCTTCCGGCATGATGAGTTTTGATTTGGCACAGTTCGTCCTGGCCTCGGTGCTGGGCAGGGCGATGCGCTTTTTCCTGGTGGCCGGCCTCATCCGCCTCTATGGGGCGCGCATCAAGCCCTTTATGGAACGGCATTTCGAGCTGGCCGCTTCGGCCCTGGTTGTCCTGGCCATTCTCGGGTTCATGGCCATCAAATACCTGAAATAG
- a CDS encoding putative quinol monooxygenase, which translates to MFVVIVDIVIKKEFVENFREAVLRQGENSMSREEGCLGFDILENPEDPSRITLYESYTDAATFYGIHRETPHFTEYARTTAPWVESKSMRALTKIWPKN; encoded by the coding sequence ATGTTCGTCGTCATCGTCGATATCGTTATCAAAAAAGAATTCGTGGAGAATTTCAGGGAAGCGGTGCTCAGACAGGGAGAGAATTCCATGAGCAGGGAAGAGGGATGTCTTGGCTTCGACATCCTCGAAAACCCCGAAGACCCGTCCCGCATCACCCTTTACGAATCATATACGGATGCGGCGACGTTCTACGGCATCCACCGTGAAACGCCCCATTTCACGGAGTACGCGCGAACCACCGCGCCCTGGGTGGAGAGCAAGAGCATGCGCGCCTTGACCAAGATCTGGCCCAAAAACTGA